Proteins co-encoded in one Diaminobutyricimonas sp. LJ205 genomic window:
- a CDS encoding ACP S-malonyltransferase has translation MIVVVAPGQGSQSPGFLDPWLTEERFRDQLQRISDSVGIDLVAHGTVSDADTIRDTAVAQPLIVAAGLLTLTALFDDGRRQRVGGIAGHSVGEITAAAGAGILSEAAAMRFVRERGSAMADAAAQVPTGMSAVIGADETELLATLETLGLQPANFNGGGQIVVAGERSALQQLADNPPAKARVIPLQVAGAFHTRYMAPAVNHLRQVAATVEVNDPTLPIWSNRDGSAVTSGADFLELLVGQVSSPVRWDLTMATLAENGVTGIIELAPAGALTGLAKRGLRGVPAVAVTTPEDLPAAFELIDNE, from the coding sequence GTGATTGTTGTTGTAGCGCCCGGACAGGGCTCCCAGAGCCCCGGATTCCTGGATCCGTGGTTGACCGAAGAACGATTCCGCGACCAGCTGCAACGGATCTCCGACTCGGTCGGCATCGACCTCGTTGCGCACGGGACCGTGTCCGACGCCGACACGATCCGTGACACCGCCGTCGCGCAGCCGCTCATCGTCGCGGCTGGCCTGCTCACGCTGACCGCCCTGTTCGACGACGGCCGTCGGCAGCGAGTCGGCGGCATCGCCGGCCACTCGGTCGGTGAGATCACCGCCGCGGCCGGCGCCGGGATCCTATCCGAGGCCGCCGCCATGCGCTTCGTGCGCGAGCGCGGATCGGCGATGGCGGATGCCGCCGCCCAGGTTCCCACCGGCATGAGTGCCGTGATCGGCGCCGACGAGACCGAACTGCTCGCCACGCTCGAGACGCTCGGGCTGCAGCCGGCCAACTTCAACGGCGGCGGCCAGATCGTTGTCGCCGGTGAGCGGTCGGCGCTGCAGCAGCTCGCCGACAACCCGCCGGCGAAGGCCCGCGTGATCCCGCTACAGGTCGCCGGCGCCTTCCACACTCGCTACATGGCCCCGGCGGTCAACCACCTGCGGCAGGTCGCTGCGACCGTCGAGGTGAACGACCCAACCCTGCCGATCTGGAGCAACCGGGACGGTTCAGCGGTGACATCCGGGGCTGACTTCCTCGAGCTCCTGGTCGGCCAGGTGTCGTCGCCGGTGCGCTGGGACCTCACGATGGCGACCCTCGCCGAGAACGGCGTCACCGGCATCATCGAGCTGGCTCCGGCCGGCGCCCTCACCGGTCTCGCGAAGCGCGGGTTGCGCGGCGTTCCCGCCGTTGCCGTGACGACCCCCGAGGATCTGCCCGCCGCCTTTGAACTGATCGACAACGAATGA
- a CDS encoding beta-ketoacyl-ACP synthase III has product MNTTATLTPSRGTEFTRIYSYGAARGDLSVPNEDLIGPIDSSDEWIRQRTGIITRTRASEGILAVDLATEAGKEAIAGSGIAPEQIDLVIVATVSNVMQTPSMAAVVADNVGANPAAAYDSNAACAGFSYAVTQADALIRSGAAHYALVIGAEKLSDIVDPTDRSISFLLGDGAGAAVIGPSDFPGIAAPVWGSDGSKAHAVTMNATLVDYRDGNANWPTLRQEGQTVFRWAVWDMAKVAKQALDVAGITSDDLAAFIPHQANMRIIDEFAKQLKLPEHVAIARDIETTGNTSAASIPLATHRLLKEHPELSGGLALQIGFGAGLVFGAQVVVLP; this is encoded by the coding sequence ATGAACACCACTGCCACCCTCACCCCGTCTCGCGGAACCGAGTTCACGCGCATCTACAGCTACGGCGCCGCGCGCGGTGACCTGAGCGTGCCGAACGAGGATTTGATCGGCCCGATCGACTCGAGCGACGAGTGGATCCGGCAGCGAACCGGCATCATCACCCGAACCCGTGCTTCGGAGGGCATCCTTGCCGTCGATCTGGCGACGGAGGCGGGTAAGGAGGCGATCGCGGGGTCCGGGATCGCCCCCGAGCAGATCGATCTCGTTATCGTCGCTACCGTCAGCAACGTGATGCAGACCCCGTCGATGGCGGCCGTCGTCGCCGACAACGTGGGCGCAAACCCGGCCGCGGCATACGACTCGAACGCCGCATGCGCCGGTTTCAGCTACGCCGTCACCCAGGCTGACGCGCTGATCCGCAGCGGCGCCGCGCACTACGCGCTTGTGATCGGCGCGGAGAAGCTTTCCGATATCGTCGACCCGACCGATCGGTCGATCTCGTTCCTGCTGGGCGACGGTGCCGGCGCCGCGGTGATCGGCCCGAGCGACTTCCCCGGCATCGCCGCGCCCGTGTGGGGCTCGGACGGCTCAAAGGCACACGCGGTGACGATGAACGCCACCCTCGTCGACTACCGCGACGGCAACGCCAACTGGCCGACGCTCCGCCAGGAGGGCCAGACCGTCTTCCGCTGGGCGGTCTGGGACATGGCAAAGGTTGCGAAGCAGGCCCTGGACGTGGCAGGAATCACCTCGGATGACCTCGCAGCCTTCATCCCACACCAGGCCAACATGCGCATCATCGACGAGTTCGCGAAGCAGCTGAAGCTGCCCGAGCACGTTGCGATCGCCCGTGACATCGAGACCACCGGCAACACGTCGGCGGCCTCCATCCCGCTCGCCACGCACCGGTTACTCAAGGAGCACCCGGAACTCAGCGGCGGACTCGCCTTGCAGATCGGCTTCGGCGCAGGGCTCGTGTTCGGCGCCCAGGTAGTGGTTCTTCCGTAA
- a CDS encoding acyl carrier protein, translated as MALSTEEVLAGLAELVNDETGIATETVELDKSFTDDLDIDSISMMTIVVNAEEKFDVKIPDEEVKNLKTVGDAVSFIVNAQA; from the coding sequence ATGGCATTGTCCACCGAAGAAGTTCTCGCCGGCCTGGCGGAGCTTGTCAACGACGAAACTGGCATCGCGACCGAAACGGTCGAGCTGGACAAGTCGTTCACCGATGATCTGGACATCGACTCGATCTCAATGATGACCATTGTCGTCAACGCTGAAGAGAAGTTCGACGTGAAGATCCCAGACGAAGAGGTCAAGAACCTGAAGACCGTCGGCGACGCCGTCAGCTTCATCGTCAACGCCCAGGCCTGA
- a CDS encoding beta-ketoacyl synthase → MTTKKIVVTGIGATTPLGGTARGSWNALLAKESGITALEQDWVAEFDLPVRIAGQAKVPAADVLERHELKRLDQSSQFALIAAREAWADAGAPDLDPLRVGVDYSTGIGGLWTLLDAYDTLKEKGPRRVLPMTIPMLMPNGAAAAISMNIPSRAYARTVVSACASSTEAIVNAYDHLQQGLADVVIAGGTEAVTHPLPIAAFAAMQALSKRNDDPAAASRPYDSGRDGFVLGEGAGAIVLETEEHALARGARIYAELAGGAVTADSYHITAPDPEGSAAARAMLAAIEQAGASVTDVLHVNAHATSTPVGDIAEYNAMRRIFGDHLDNIAVSATKASTGHLLGGTGALEAIFTILALHERTAPPTINLTDQDPEIPLDVVTSPRALGDRDLLAISNSFGFGGHNAVAAFRSY, encoded by the coding sequence ATGACAACCAAAAAGATCGTCGTTACCGGAATCGGCGCGACGACCCCCCTCGGTGGGACGGCCCGCGGCAGTTGGAACGCCCTGCTGGCCAAAGAATCCGGCATCACCGCGCTGGAACAGGACTGGGTCGCCGAGTTCGACCTGCCCGTGCGCATCGCCGGTCAGGCCAAGGTTCCCGCCGCCGACGTGCTCGAACGCCACGAGCTGAAGCGGCTTGACCAGTCGAGCCAGTTCGCCCTGATCGCCGCGCGCGAGGCATGGGCGGATGCCGGAGCCCCCGACCTCGATCCGCTGCGAGTCGGCGTCGACTACTCGACTGGCATCGGCGGTCTGTGGACGCTGCTCGACGCGTACGACACTCTCAAGGAGAAGGGCCCGCGCCGGGTCCTGCCGATGACGATCCCGATGCTCATGCCGAATGGCGCCGCGGCGGCAATCAGCATGAACATCCCCTCGCGTGCCTACGCCCGCACCGTGGTGTCGGCGTGCGCGTCGAGCACCGAGGCGATCGTGAACGCCTACGACCACCTGCAGCAGGGGTTGGCCGACGTGGTCATCGCCGGCGGCACCGAAGCGGTCACGCATCCGCTGCCGATCGCCGCCTTCGCCGCCATGCAGGCACTGTCCAAGCGGAACGACGACCCGGCCGCGGCTTCCCGCCCCTATGACTCGGGCCGCGATGGCTTCGTGCTCGGTGAGGGCGCAGGCGCGATCGTGCTCGAGACCGAGGAGCACGCGCTCGCTCGCGGAGCCCGCATCTACGCGGAACTGGCCGGCGGCGCGGTGACCGCGGACTCGTACCACATCACTGCTCCCGACCCGGAGGGCTCCGCCGCCGCCCGCGCCATGCTGGCCGCGATCGAGCAGGCCGGGGCATCCGTCACCGACGTGCTGCACGTGAACGCGCACGCGACCTCGACGCCGGTCGGTGACATCGCCGAGTACAACGCGATGCGTCGCATCTTCGGCGACCACCTGGACAACATCGCGGTGTCGGCGACCAAGGCGTCGACCGGGCACCTGCTCGGTGGAACCGGAGCGCTCGAGGCGATCTTCACGATCCTCGCCCTGCACGAGCGCACCGCTCCCCCGACGATCAACCTGACTGACCAGGACCCCGAGATCCCGCTCGACGTGGTGACCTCGCCGCGTGCCCTCGGAGACCGAGACCTGCTCGCGATCAGCAACTCGTTCGGTTTCGGCGGCCACAACGCCGTCGCAGCGTTCCGCAGCTACTAA
- a CDS encoding DUF3145 domain-containing protein, protein MEWKVAAATARGVIYVHSAPRALCPHVEWAAGRALGRAVNFDWIDQPALKGAQRSEFYWEGERGTGARLASALRGWEHLRYEVTEDAGLGTDGGRWMHTPDLGVFFAQTDTAGNTVIPEDRVRYAMEVAGSNALELHRELRLALGQAWDDELEPFRYAGEGSQVVWLHKVG, encoded by the coding sequence ATGGAGTGGAAAGTGGCTGCTGCAACCGCACGCGGAGTGATCTACGTTCACTCCGCTCCTCGCGCGCTCTGCCCCCACGTCGAGTGGGCAGCAGGTCGCGCTCTTGGTCGTGCCGTGAACTTCGACTGGATCGACCAGCCCGCGCTCAAGGGCGCCCAGCGCAGCGAGTTCTATTGGGAGGGCGAACGCGGCACCGGCGCGCGGCTCGCTTCTGCCCTGCGCGGCTGGGAACACCTCCGTTACGAGGTGACCGAGGACGCCGGACTCGGCACCGACGGCGGCCGATGGATGCACACTCCCGATCTGGGCGTCTTCTTCGCCCAGACGGACACGGCCGGCAACACGGTGATTCCGGAAGATCGCGTGCGCTACGCGATGGAGGTCGCCGGGTCGAATGCGCTTGAACTGCACCGCGAACTACGGCTGGCCCTCGGCCAGGCGTGGGATGACGAACTGGAACCCTTCCGCTACGCGGGCGAGGGCAGCCAGGTGGTGTGGCTTCACAAGGTGGGGTGA
- a CDS encoding PadR family transcriptional regulator gives MSTRHAMLAVLTLGPAYGYQLHGEVVERSGREKPLNAGQVYSTLDRLRRDGLVRSAGVSADGLPLYELTESGVAEAEHWLTEATGAHWNDMIEQLLVSRSLPGRDCAPLVASIRRTWLTRAAAAEGPRASATRLLAEAALRWLDELPPARAWGIRTDRPKRGRRKSPVAA, from the coding sequence ATGTCGACCCGTCATGCGATGCTCGCTGTGCTCACGCTGGGGCCTGCCTACGGCTATCAGCTGCATGGAGAGGTGGTCGAACGGTCCGGACGCGAGAAGCCGTTGAACGCGGGCCAGGTGTACTCCACCCTCGATCGGCTGCGCCGGGACGGACTCGTCCGCAGCGCGGGCGTGAGCGCCGATGGGTTGCCGCTGTATGAGTTGACCGAGTCGGGAGTCGCCGAGGCCGAGCACTGGCTGACCGAGGCGACCGGCGCGCACTGGAACGACATGATCGAGCAGTTGCTCGTTTCGCGCTCGCTTCCTGGCCGGGATTGCGCTCCCCTGGTGGCCTCGATCCGGCGCACCTGGCTGACCCGCGCGGCCGCCGCGGAGGGGCCACGAGCCTCGGCGACGCGGCTGCTGGCCGAGGCCGCTCTGCGCTGGCTGGATGAACTGCCGCCGGCGCGAGCATGGGGCATCCGCACTGACCGCCCGAAGCGCGGTCGACGCAAGAGTCCCGTCGCCGCCTGA
- a CDS encoding bifunctional 3'-5' exonuclease/DNA polymerase produces the protein MHIILSKTPDGILLSSIDSAAEVTHRETVTPAALPAVVREREHERPRWVWSHTALWYPPLLASGVTVERCVDLRLSHVILRGSELTADSEIAQSAASGWDESAAPLSDPGLFELEPSQELEPVAEFQLQQRAIAAAPAKLRLLLAAESAGALIAAEMTFAGLPWDAEQHDRILAELLGPRPISGYRPAKLEAKLAEVRDALGVTELNPDSPGELLKALRSAGLLVDSTRSWDLQRIDHPAIPPLLEFKKLSRLHSANGWHWLDSWVADGRFRPTYVPGGVVTGRWASDGGGALQLPHQVRDAVRADPGWKLVVADAAQLEPRILAAMSGDRAMAKAGRGVDLYAGMVASGAVETRDQAKVGMLGAMYGGTTGESGRVLPRLARAFPQAIGLVERAARAGERGEMVSTWLGRSSPQPGPEWRLAQSDASTADASAAAQSRARSEARSWGRFTRNFVVQGTAAEWALSWMAGLRMRLRTLSPGRLTSGPHLVFFLHDEVIVHTPAELAADVAQAVEEAAHDAGRLLFGDIPVDFRVIVATVDSYADAK, from the coding sequence GTGCACATCATTCTGAGCAAGACGCCAGACGGCATCCTGCTCAGCAGCATCGACAGCGCGGCCGAAGTGACGCATCGCGAAACCGTCACTCCGGCCGCGCTTCCGGCTGTGGTGCGGGAGCGCGAGCACGAGCGTCCGCGGTGGGTGTGGTCGCACACGGCCCTCTGGTATCCGCCGCTGCTCGCCAGTGGAGTCACGGTCGAACGCTGCGTCGACCTGCGGCTGTCACACGTGATCCTCCGGGGCAGCGAACTCACCGCCGACAGCGAGATCGCGCAATCGGCGGCCTCGGGCTGGGACGAATCGGCCGCGCCCCTGAGCGACCCCGGCCTGTTCGAGCTCGAACCCTCGCAGGAACTCGAGCCCGTCGCCGAGTTCCAACTCCAGCAACGTGCGATCGCGGCCGCACCGGCCAAGCTGCGGCTGCTGCTCGCAGCGGAATCCGCCGGCGCGTTGATCGCCGCGGAAATGACGTTCGCCGGGCTGCCGTGGGATGCCGAGCAGCACGACCGGATCCTCGCCGAATTGCTCGGACCACGCCCGATCTCCGGATACCGTCCGGCGAAACTCGAGGCCAAGCTCGCCGAGGTGCGTGACGCTCTCGGGGTGACCGAGCTGAACCCGGACTCGCCCGGCGAACTGCTGAAGGCGCTGCGCTCGGCGGGCCTGCTGGTCGACAGCACCCGGTCGTGGGATCTGCAGAGGATCGATCACCCGGCGATCCCACCGCTCCTCGAATTCAAGAAGCTGTCCCGGTTGCACAGCGCCAACGGCTGGCACTGGCTGGACAGCTGGGTCGCCGATGGCAGGTTCCGGCCGACCTATGTTCCTGGCGGTGTGGTTACCGGCCGCTGGGCCTCCGATGGCGGGGGCGCGTTGCAGTTGCCGCACCAGGTGCGCGACGCGGTGCGCGCCGATCCGGGCTGGAAGCTCGTGGTTGCCGACGCCGCCCAGTTGGAGCCGCGCATCCTCGCGGCGATGTCCGGTGATCGGGCGATGGCGAAGGCAGGCCGCGGGGTCGACCTTTACGCGGGGATGGTCGCGTCTGGGGCTGTGGAGACCAGGGACCAGGCCAAGGTCGGGATGCTCGGCGCCATGTACGGCGGCACGACGGGGGAGAGCGGACGGGTGTTGCCTCGGCTGGCGCGCGCCTTCCCGCAGGCGATCGGACTGGTCGAGCGCGCCGCTCGGGCCGGAGAACGCGGTGAAATGGTCTCGACCTGGCTAGGCCGTAGTTCACCGCAGCCGGGACCTGAGTGGCGCCTCGCTCAAAGCGACGCATCGACCGCCGACGCCTCGGCGGCGGCACAGTCCCGGGCTCGCAGCGAAGCGCGCAGCTGGGGCCGGTTCACCCGCAACTTCGTGGTCCAGGGAACCGCAGCCGAATGGGCGCTCAGCTGGATGGCGGGGCTGCGGATGCGGCTTCGCACGCTCAGTCCCGGTCGGCTCACCAGCGGACCGCACCTGGTCTTCTTCCTGCACGACGAAGTGATCGTGCACACGCCCGCGGAGCTGGCCGCGGACGTCGCCCAGGCGGTGGAGGAAGCGGCGCACGACGCCGGACGGCTGCTCTTCGGCGACATCCCGGTCGATTTCCGTGTCATCGTCGCGACGGTCGACTCCTACGCCGACGCCAAGTAG
- a CDS encoding CsbD family protein codes for MGVDDKAKNAAEEAAGKMKEAVGDATDDKDLEREGKTDQTKANIKQAGENIKDAFK; via the coding sequence ATGGGTGTCGATGACAAGGCCAAGAACGCCGCCGAAGAAGCCGCAGGCAAGATGAAGGAAGCGGTCGGAGACGCGACCGACGACAAGGACCTGGAGCGGGAAGGAAAGACCGACCAGACCAAGGCCAACATCAAGCAGGCCGGCGAGAACATCAAGGACGCGTTCAAGTAA
- a CDS encoding ScyD/ScyE family protein gives MTIVAAAALAAAATFASGAVASAAPLHRPVFPPGTPETIAEGLLTPLSLAVSKQGTVYVSQTFAGTLNRVDDDGTVTEVASSAVAGNQVAAVSTKGKTVFYTETAPDHSSAVLKALPKHGDPYTVADLYAHESETNPDQVNTYGFVGLPEDCAAQIDPTVPPFLPASYAGVVDTNPHGSLALDDGVYIADAGANAILRADYDGTVETVAVLPAGDPVVATAEVIAMFGYPECAIGYEYRFEPVPTDVELGPDGWLYVTSLPGGPESPALGARGAVYKVNPDTGETIRVATGLVGATNLAISKKSGTIWVTELFGGAEGTGQVSVIRPNESTPEPYLALSSPAAIELHKGSLYVTTDAFVPDDTGAPQPIGKVTVVPLTGSGHAEDSAHR, from the coding sequence ATGACCATCGTGGCCGCTGCGGCACTCGCCGCCGCGGCCACCTTCGCGAGCGGAGCGGTCGCCTCCGCTGCGCCGCTGCACCGGCCGGTGTTCCCGCCCGGCACCCCTGAGACCATCGCTGAAGGCCTGCTCACCCCACTGAGCCTGGCAGTGAGCAAGCAGGGCACCGTGTACGTCAGCCAGACCTTCGCCGGCACCCTGAACCGGGTGGACGACGATGGCACCGTCACTGAAGTGGCCAGTAGTGCTGTGGCCGGCAACCAGGTCGCAGCGGTGTCGACCAAGGGAAAGACGGTGTTCTATACCGAAACCGCGCCGGACCACTCCAGCGCCGTGCTGAAGGCGCTGCCCAAGCATGGCGACCCGTACACGGTCGCCGACCTGTACGCCCACGAAAGCGAGACCAATCCCGATCAGGTCAACACCTACGGCTTCGTCGGCCTGCCCGAGGATTGCGCGGCGCAGATCGATCCCACCGTTCCGCCCTTCCTGCCTGCCAGCTATGCCGGCGTGGTCGACACCAACCCGCACGGCTCGTTGGCGCTTGATGACGGTGTCTACATCGCCGACGCGGGAGCGAACGCGATCCTGCGGGCGGACTACGACGGCACGGTGGAAACCGTTGCGGTGCTTCCCGCGGGTGACCCGGTTGTCGCGACCGCGGAGGTGATCGCGATGTTCGGCTACCCCGAGTGCGCCATCGGTTACGAGTACCGGTTCGAGCCGGTGCCGACCGATGTCGAGCTCGGCCCGGACGGCTGGCTGTACGTGACCTCGCTGCCCGGTGGGCCCGAAAGCCCGGCACTCGGCGCCAGGGGAGCGGTCTACAAGGTCAACCCGGACACCGGCGAAACGATTCGCGTAGCCACTGGGCTGGTCGGCGCAACGAATCTGGCCATCTCGAAGAAGTCGGGCACCATCTGGGTCACCGAACTGTTCGGCGGTGCCGAGGGCACTGGTCAGGTTTCAGTCATCCGGCCGAACGAGAGCACACCGGAGCCCTACCTGGCACTGAGCTCTCCCGCGGCGATCGAACTGCACAAGGGCAGCCTGTACGTCACCACTGACGCCTTCGTGCCCGACGACACCGGAGCACCGCAGCCGATCGGCAAGGTGACGGTCGTGCCGCTCACCGGCAGTGGGCATGCCGAGGACTCCGCTCACCGCTGA
- a CDS encoding response regulator transcription factor: MTETASPLGVLLVDDQPLLRMGFRMVIDAEPDLSVIGEAGDGAEAIALVTELRPDVVLMDVRMPGMDGIEATTRIVEAHPEAKIIILTTFDLDDYAFAGLRAGASGFLLKDVLPAELLASIRTVASGDAALTPRIAQRMLELFAPHLPVNSAAPASGIDPRLTALTPREVDVMRVLAGGLNNAEIAERLYLSEATVKTHIGRILMKLGLRDRVQLVVLAFETGLVSPGD, encoded by the coding sequence GTGACTGAGACCGCCAGCCCGCTCGGCGTCCTGCTCGTCGATGATCAACCATTGCTGCGGATGGGTTTCCGCATGGTGATCGACGCGGAGCCGGACCTCAGCGTGATCGGGGAGGCTGGCGACGGCGCCGAGGCGATCGCGCTGGTGACAGAGCTTCGTCCGGATGTCGTGCTGATGGACGTGCGGATGCCTGGCATGGACGGCATCGAGGCAACCACCCGGATTGTCGAGGCACATCCCGAAGCCAAGATCATCATCCTCACCACTTTCGACCTCGACGACTACGCCTTCGCCGGCCTGCGGGCAGGCGCGAGCGGCTTCCTGCTCAAGGACGTGCTGCCCGCCGAGTTGCTCGCGTCGATTCGCACGGTGGCTTCCGGCGACGCCGCGCTCACACCCCGGATCGCCCAGCGGATGCTCGAACTGTTCGCGCCGCACCTTCCGGTGAACTCGGCGGCGCCGGCATCCGGTATCGACCCCAGGCTCACGGCGCTCACCCCACGCGAGGTCGATGTCATGCGCGTGCTCGCCGGCGGCCTCAATAACGCGGAGATCGCCGAGCGCCTCTACCTTTCCGAGGCCACCGTGAAAACCCACATCGGCCGCATCCTGATGAAGCTCGGCCTGCGTGACCGGGTGCAACTGGTGGTGCTGGCCTTCGAGACCGGGTTGGTCAGTCCGGGGGACTAG
- a CDS encoding sensor histidine kinase codes for MARLRSTSHLGGGDDHHRRDPAAQAGRVTIAENQTPGALPRWQAPGDLPLPTPPGAIRRFWGRHPRAVDILLALHVVPLIVVTLLLPDDVFSGLARGVHLLGYLVMGAALLFRRQYPIIVFIANAAMAMMMSWPDSSDSNFLGLLIALYSVAVYASSRSAWLAFGLGIAGMSVPALLWVPFDDWVSFVITLVVAMLVATLIGVNVGNRKRYTAALIERAEQLVRERDAQAQLASAAERSRIAREMHDIVAHSLTVVVALANGAEAAATSSPDLARQAMREVRDVGRGALADMRRLLGVLRDGEEQAPDAEDTALRPQPGNDDLSSLVDSYRAAGMPVSLHLTGDPPSAAALQLTVHRIVQESLTNVLRYAREPTRVTVSVVSSRSQVEIDVRDNGRGRQSSPVEGSGQGLIGMRERVAIYGGTLEVGPGSAGGWHVHAVLFADPEEIRD; via the coding sequence GTGGCAAGGCTTCGGAGTACTTCTCATCTGGGTGGCGGTGACGACCATCATCGCCGCGATCCTGCTGCGCAAGCGGGACGCGTAACCATCGCCGAGAACCAGACCCCGGGTGCCCTGCCGAGATGGCAGGCACCCGGGGATCTGCCGTTGCCGACCCCTCCCGGCGCCATCCGCCGATTCTGGGGGAGGCATCCGCGCGCGGTAGACATCCTGCTCGCCCTTCACGTCGTCCCGCTCATCGTCGTCACGCTCCTCCTGCCGGATGACGTCTTCTCCGGGCTTGCCCGAGGCGTGCACCTGCTCGGCTATCTGGTGATGGGCGCAGCGCTGCTCTTCCGCCGCCAGTACCCGATCATCGTCTTCATCGCCAACGCAGCCATGGCGATGATGATGAGCTGGCCGGACAGCTCCGACTCCAACTTCCTCGGGCTGCTGATCGCGCTCTACTCGGTAGCTGTGTACGCCTCCAGCAGAAGCGCATGGCTCGCTTTTGGGCTCGGCATCGCCGGGATGAGCGTGCCGGCGCTGCTCTGGGTGCCTTTCGACGACTGGGTGTCGTTCGTCATCACGCTGGTTGTGGCGATGCTTGTCGCCACCCTCATCGGCGTCAACGTCGGCAACCGCAAACGGTACACGGCGGCGCTGATCGAGCGCGCCGAGCAGCTGGTCAGGGAACGGGACGCCCAGGCGCAGCTGGCCAGCGCGGCCGAGCGATCACGGATCGCCCGCGAGATGCACGACATCGTGGCGCACAGCCTGACCGTGGTCGTCGCGCTGGCCAATGGTGCGGAGGCCGCTGCGACGAGCTCCCCGGATCTGGCGCGGCAGGCGATGCGCGAGGTCCGCGATGTCGGACGCGGTGCCCTCGCCGACATGCGCCGGCTGTTGGGCGTTCTCAGAGACGGCGAAGAGCAGGCACCGGATGCCGAGGACACCGCACTTCGCCCGCAACCCGGCAACGACGACCTCAGCTCACTCGTCGACAGTTACCGGGCCGCCGGCATGCCGGTGTCCCTCCACCTCACCGGTGACCCACCGTCCGCGGCGGCGCTTCAGCTGACGGTGCATCGCATCGTCCAGGAATCCCTGACCAACGTGCTCCGCTACGCCCGCGAGCCCACCAGAGTCACCGTGTCCGTTGTGTCGAGTCGTTCTCAAGTTGAGATCGATGTTCGGGATAATGGCCGTGGCAGGCAATCCAGCCCGGTCGAGGGATCGGGGCAAGGCCTGATCGGCATGCGTGAGCGAGTCGCGATCTACGGCGGCACGCTCGAGGTCGGTCCTGGCAGCGCCGGAGGCTGGCACGTGCACGCCGTGCTGTTCGCCGACCCCGAGGAGATCCGTGACTGA
- a CDS encoding ABC transporter permease subunit: protein MAITAAPALSFPRIVRSEWIKFRSLRSPAWTLSIAVLLVIGFGVLVAWGMTDAARVGASAQANAEVGASGELGLGPTAATMGVFIAQLAVATLGVLVISGEYGTGMIRSTLVAVPRRTPVLAAKAIVFAVVAFVVGTISTFATFLATAPILATEQLDSTLSDPEVLRILLGGGLYLAAIGVLSMGVGAIIRSTAGGIGAIVALLLVVPSILMLLPWEWVATVSQYLPASAGQQIMMEASDTATLGPWQGFGVLLIWVAVTTIIAAILLRKRDA from the coding sequence ATGGCCATCACGGCTGCCCCCGCCCTCAGCTTCCCGCGCATCGTGCGCAGCGAGTGGATCAAGTTCCGCTCCCTCCGCTCCCCGGCGTGGACCCTGTCGATCGCCGTACTGCTCGTCATCGGCTTCGGCGTGCTCGTCGCCTGGGGAATGACCGACGCCGCCCGCGTGGGTGCCAGTGCCCAGGCCAATGCCGAGGTCGGCGCCAGCGGTGAACTGGGCCTTGGCCCGACCGCCGCGACCATGGGCGTGTTCATTGCCCAGCTGGCGGTCGCCACGCTCGGTGTGCTCGTCATCTCCGGCGAGTACGGCACCGGCATGATCCGCTCCACCCTGGTGGCTGTGCCGCGGCGCACACCGGTTCTGGCGGCGAAGGCGATCGTGTTCGCTGTCGTGGCCTTCGTGGTCGGCACGATCAGCACGTTCGCGACCTTCCTCGCAACAGCCCCGATCCTCGCCACCGAGCAGCTCGACTCGACACTGAGCGACCCGGAGGTGCTGCGCATCCTTCTCGGCGGTGGCCTGTACCTCGCGGCAATCGGCGTGCTGTCGATGGGTGTCGGGGCAATCATCCGCAGCACAGCCGGAGGAATCGGCGCCATCGTCGCCCTGCTGCTGGTGGTGCCGAGCATCCTGATGCTGCTCCCCTGGGAGTGGGTCGCCACCGTGTCGCAGTACCTTCCGGCGAGCGCGGGCCAGCAGATCATGATGGAGGCCAGCGACACGGCTACCCTTGGCCCGTGGCAAGGCTTCGGAGTACTTCTCATCTGGGTGGCGGTGACGACCATCATCGCCGCGATCCTGCTGCGCAAGCGGGACGCGTAA